One window of Chloroflexota bacterium genomic DNA carries:
- a CDS encoding nicotinate-nucleotide--dimethylbenzimidazole phosphoribosyltransferase, with amino-acid sequence MGIGNTTASSAICAVMTGKPVAEVTGQGTGLTDEQLQHKIIVIERALAINQPEPSKPLEVLAKVGGFEIGGLVGVMLGAAAKRIPVVIDGFISGAAALIATALSPGLKDYLIAAHLSAEPGHRILLEHLGLKPLLSLDMRLGEGTGAALGIFLAETAARVLNEMATFGEAGVSEGDKQTID; translated from the coding sequence ATGGGCATCGGTAACACCACGGCCAGCAGCGCTATCTGTGCCGTTATGACGGGAAAACCGGTGGCTGAGGTAACAGGGCAGGGCACCGGCCTGACGGATGAGCAGTTGCAGCATAAAATAATTGTAATCGAGCGGGCTCTCGCTATAAACCAACCTGAGCCGAGTAAGCCGCTGGAGGTACTGGCGAAAGTGGGTGGGTTTGAAATCGGGGGGTTGGTCGGGGTAATGCTGGGAGCGGCAGCGAAGCGCATTCCGGTGGTTATTGACGGCTTTATCTCAGGCGCCGCGGCGCTCATTGCCACGGCACTGTCACCAGGATTGAAAGACTATCTGATTGCGGCCCACCTTTCGGCGGAACCGGGTCACCGTATATTGCTTGAACACCTGGGATTAAAACCGTTGCTCAGCCTGGACATGCGTCTGGGCGAAGGCACCGGGGCTGCACTGGGAATATTTTTAGCTGAGACCGCGGCCAGGGTTCTGAATGAGATGGCTACCTTTGGTGAAGCTGGAGTATCGGAAGGAGATAAACAGACCATTGACTAG
- the cobS gene encoding adenosylcobinamide-GDP ribazoletransferase has protein sequence MTRFLAALQFLTIIAVPWRREVKADEIGRSAGYFPVIGFIIGLILVGLNWIFGILLPPVVANALLLAFLAVISGAMHLDGFADTCDGLVGHKTVEERWQVMRDSRAGAYGIVGVVLILLVKYVSLSSIPADLMMMTLILMPVISRWAMTYAIFAYPYARPTGLGKSFKQGTTWPRFTMATVITVAIVAVIGQLAGLAILFLVWLVTLVMAAYFKSRFQGLTGDNYGAINEVAEVSVLIFITILVQFGLA, from the coding sequence TTGACTAGGTTTCTGGCGGCTTTGCAATTTCTGACCATCATCGCCGTACCATGGCGACGAGAAGTGAAGGCAGATGAAATCGGACGTTCTGCCGGTTACTTCCCGGTGATAGGGTTCATCATCGGGCTTATACTGGTCGGTTTAAACTGGATTTTCGGTATTCTGCTACCACCTGTGGTAGCCAATGCGCTGCTCCTGGCTTTCCTCGCCGTCATCAGCGGGGCAATGCACCTTGATGGCTTCGCCGATACCTGTGACGGGTTAGTTGGCCACAAGACGGTGGAGGAAAGGTGGCAGGTGATGCGCGATAGCCGGGCCGGGGCCTATGGTATCGTTGGCGTTGTTCTAATCTTATTGGTGAAATACGTTTCGCTGAGCAGTATCCCGGCAGATTTAATGATGATGACGCTGATACTGATGCCAGTCATAAGCCGATGGGCGATGACCTACGCCATTTTCGCCTATCCCTATGCCCGCCCCACGGGTTTAGGGAAGTCATTCAAGCAGGGGACTACCTGGCCAAGGTTCACCATGGCGACGGTTATAACGGTTGCAATAGTGGCAGTAATCGGGCAGCTGGCTGGCCTGGCCATCCTGTTTCTCGTCTGGTTGGTCACCCTGGTGATGGCTGCTTATTTCAAGAGCCGATTTCAAGGGCTCACCGGCGATAACTATGGCGCCATAAATGAGGTTGCCGAAGTCAGCGTGCTCATCTTCATTACCATACTGGTACAGTTTGGGCTGGCCTAG
- a CDS encoding diphthine--ammonia ligase, whose translation MSKVFVSWSGGKESCFTCYRAIASGLKVSYLANMVTEDGTRSRTHGLSSRILQMQAQAIGIPLVQRQATWQSYENEFKKMVGELKQEGIEGGVFGDIDLEEHREWVERVCREAGITSHQPLWGQSQAEILRDFVDSGFETIVVATRADKLGEEWLGRKIDADFVEQITEMSKTQAITPCGETGEYHTLVVDGPLFQKRMEITEARKVFRDDHWFLEIVNAELKAK comes from the coding sequence TTGAGTAAAGTATTTGTATCATGGAGCGGAGGCAAGGAAAGCTGCTTTACCTGTTACCGGGCGATAGCAAGCGGATTGAAAGTCAGCTATCTGGCTAACATGGTAACTGAGGACGGGACACGCTCTCGTACTCATGGACTTTCATCCAGGATACTCCAAATGCAGGCACAGGCAATAGGCATTCCTCTGGTGCAGCGGCAGGCCACCTGGCAGAGCTATGAAAACGAGTTCAAGAAAATGGTCGGTGAATTGAAGCAGGAAGGCATTGAAGGCGGCGTCTTCGGTGATATCGACCTTGAGGAGCACCGGGAATGGGTGGAAAGGGTCTGTCGGGAAGCTGGAATCACGTCCCATCAACCCCTCTGGGGCCAGAGCCAGGCAGAAATACTGAGGGATTTTGTTGATTCTGGATTTGAAACCATTGTCGTAGCCACCAGGGCCGACAAGCTTGGCGAAGAATGGCTGGGAAGAAAAATCGACGCCGATTTCGTTGAACAGATAACTGAAATGAGCAAGACACAGGCCATTACCCCCTGCGGTGAGACCGGAGAGTACCATACCCTCGTGGTTGACGGTCCTCTGTTCCAGAAGCGGATGGAAATCACGGAAGCCAGAAAGGTATTCAGGGACGACCACTGGTTTCTGGAAATCGTTAACGCCGAACTGAAGGCGAAGTAA
- the cobU gene encoding bifunctional adenosylcobinamide kinase/adenosylcobinamide-phosphate guanylyltransferase produces the protein MAKIVLIIGGARSGKSRYAVELARKKAEKVLFVATAEVGDEEMRQRIEEHKKARPATWRTLEVQIDVGKRIQQELGDAAVVIVDCIALLVNNVLSRQYSVNNHTKRPKAIEKAVEDEINGLIACFRQVEANFIVVSNEVGTGIVPADEMSRLYRDLLGKANQMLAQHADEVLMMVAGIPLRIKGNDSGQ, from the coding sequence ATGGCGAAGATTGTGCTTATCATCGGTGGAGCGCGCAGTGGAAAAAGCCGCTACGCGGTGGAGCTTGCCCGGAAGAAAGCGGAGAAGGTGCTTTTCGTGGCTACAGCGGAGGTGGGTGACGAGGAGATGAGGCAGCGCATTGAGGAGCACAAGAAAGCAAGGCCAGCTACCTGGCGAACACTGGAAGTCCAAATCGATGTGGGGAAAAGGATACAGCAGGAACTGGGCGATGCTGCAGTTGTTATCGTTGACTGTATCGCTCTGCTGGTGAACAACGTTTTAAGTCGGCAGTACAGCGTGAATAACCACACCAAAAGGCCGAAAGCTATTGAGAAAGCAGTCGAAGATGAAATAAACGGATTAATTGCCTGTTTCCGTCAGGTTGAGGCGAATTTCATCGTGGTCAGCAATGAAGTGGGCACCGGGATAGTGCCGGCGGATGAAATGAGCCGATTATACCGTGATTTGCTGGGCAAGGCCAATCAGATGCTGGCGCAGCATGCCGATGAGGTGCTGATGATGGTGGCCGGAATACCGCTCCGGATAAAAGGCAACGATTCAGGCCAGTAA
- the trpA gene encoding tryptophan synthase subunit alpha, whose product MSQIASVFKPDYKALIAYLTVGYPDLEVTKKAALALANNGVDIIELGIPFSDPLADGTTIQRASHRALQNGVTPQLCLEMASQLHREITTPLVFMTYYNPVYHFGLDAFCQQCADAGVSGLIVPDLPPEEGKELEAVAQKHKLDLIYLLAPTSNDERIRLVAEHSQGFIYLVSVIGVTGARDSLSENLEGFVTQVRNQTNKPLCIGFGISTAEQARQLARIADGVIVGSRIIQLIESDSSLIELVDFTRQLRNALDHTD is encoded by the coding sequence ATGAGCCAGATTGCTTCCGTCTTCAAACCGGATTACAAAGCGCTGATTGCCTATCTCACGGTGGGCTATCCTGACCTTGAAGTGACTAAAAAAGCAGCGCTCGCGCTGGCAAATAATGGCGTTGACATCATCGAGCTGGGCATCCCCTTCTCCGACCCCCTGGCCGATGGCACCACCATTCAGCGAGCCAGCCACCGGGCACTCCAGAACGGTGTCACGCCACAGCTTTGTCTGGAGATGGCCAGTCAGTTACACCGGGAAATCACCACGCCATTGGTCTTTATGACCTATTACAATCCGGTGTATCACTTCGGCCTTGATGCCTTCTGCCAGCAATGCGCCGACGCCGGCGTGAGCGGTCTTATTGTGCCCGACCTGCCGCCGGAAGAAGGGAAAGAACTGGAAGCAGTTGCTCAAAAACACAAACTCGACCTCATCTATCTGCTTGCCCCCACCAGCAATGACGAGCGCATCAGGCTCGTGGCGGAGCACTCCCAGGGATTCATATATCTGGTATCGGTAATCGGCGTAACCGGCGCCAGAGACAGTTTGTCGGAAAACCTGGAAGGATTCGTAACACAGGTCAGAAACCAGACCAACAAGCCCCTGTGCATTGGCTTTGGGATATCCACCGCGGAACAGGCACGGCAATTAGCCAGGATAGCCGACGGGGTAATTGTGGGCAGCCGGATAATTCAGCTTATTGAGTCTGATAGTTCTCTGATAGAGCTGGTCGATTTCACGAGGCAATTAAGGAACGCTCTCGATCACACGGATTAA
- the trpB gene encoding tryptophan synthase subunit beta — protein MSTVGKPDIRGYFGDYGGRFVPETLMAALDELEQAYGEACADKVFQDEFQHLCREYIGRPTPLYHARQLSEHAGGAVILLKREDLAHTGAHKINNAVGQALLAKRMGKKRVIAETGAGQHGVAVAAACALLGLKAVVYMGEEDIERQAPNAHRMKLMGAEVRSVSSGSRTLKDAINEAIRDWVTNVGDTYYLLGSVVGPHPYPLLVRDFQSVIGQETRDQMLSIYHRLPDYLVACVGGGSNSIGLFHPFFNDAGVEFVGVEAGGRGLETGSHAAPLAAGKVGVLHGAKSYLLEDDNGQISETHSIAPGLDYPGVGPEHSYYKDIGRASYVAVTDEQAVEGFQLLCTTEGIIPAMEPAHAIYHAAEIASNLPTDKIIVVNLSGRGDKDLEIVARYMDKKK, from the coding sequence ATGAGCACAGTGGGTAAACCAGACATCCGCGGTTACTTCGGTGATTACGGCGGCAGGTTTGTTCCGGAAACGCTGATGGCAGCCCTCGATGAGCTTGAGCAGGCTTATGGTGAAGCATGTGCTGATAAAGTCTTTCAGGACGAGTTTCAACACCTGTGCCGCGAATATATCGGCCGACCTACCCCTCTGTATCATGCCCGTCAGCTATCGGAGCATGCCGGAGGCGCGGTTATCTTATTGAAAAGGGAAGACCTGGCACACACCGGAGCACATAAGATAAATAACGCCGTTGGGCAGGCACTGCTGGCAAAGCGCATGGGGAAAAAGCGGGTGATTGCCGAGACCGGTGCCGGACAGCATGGCGTGGCTGTTGCCGCCGCCTGTGCCCTGCTCGGCCTAAAAGCCGTTGTCTATATGGGCGAGGAAGATATCGAGCGGCAGGCCCCCAATGCCCACCGTATGAAATTGATGGGCGCCGAGGTCCGCAGTGTTTCCTCCGGCAGCCGCACCCTCAAAGATGCCATCAACGAAGCCATTCGCGACTGGGTCACCAATGTCGGTGACACCTATTACCTGCTCGGGTCGGTGGTTGGCCCTCACCCGTACCCGTTGCTGGTGCGCGATTTTCAATCGGTAATCGGACAGGAAACGAGAGACCAGATGCTCTCCATATACCATCGCCTGCCCGACTATCTGGTGGCCTGCGTCGGTGGGGGCAGCAACAGCATCGGCCTCTTTCATCCCTTTTTCAACGATGCGGGGGTTGAATTTGTTGGCGTCGAGGCTGGTGGACGAGGTCTGGAGACAGGAAGCCATGCAGCACCTCTGGCCGCGGGTAAGGTGGGTGTTCTGCACGGGGCCAAATCCTACCTTCTGGAAGATGATAACGGTCAGATAAGTGAGACCCACAGCATCGCTCCCGGACTGGACTATCCCGGCGTGGGGCCGGAACACAGCTACTATAAAGACATCGGACGTGCCAGCTACGTCGCCGTTACCGACGAACAGGCGGTGGAAGGGTTTCAGCTTCTCTGTACCACGGAAGGTATCATCCCGGCCATGGAGCCCGCCCACGCCATCTACCATGCTGCTGAAATAGCGTCTAACCTGCCCACCGATAAAATCATCGTGGTCAACCTTTCCGGTCGCGGAGATAAGGACCTGGAAATAGTCGCCAGATATATGGACAAGAAGAAATGA
- a CDS encoding phosphoribosylanthranilate isomerase, with translation MTYIKICGIKEEKHALAAAEAGADLIGLIFAPSPRRISLEQAQKIAMAVKQSDRPTEVVGVFVNSHVATVNLIADSCYLDRVQLSGDEPWEYCSEIARPVIKAVRVKRGQSAAEVCDYLAEGATALSSQKHVFLLDSEFQGKYGGTGKMLDWNLAKHVAEVYPVLLAGGLTPENVGPAIDKVAPWGVDVSSGVEVGGVKHISRIRAFIRAVRRFDEHSG, from the coding sequence ATGACATATATAAAGATTTGCGGCATCAAAGAGGAAAAACATGCTCTGGCGGCTGCTGAAGCTGGAGCGGACTTAATCGGACTGATTTTCGCCCCCAGCCCGCGGCGGATTTCTCTGGAACAGGCGCAGAAAATTGCCATGGCGGTAAAACAGAGCGACCGCCCAACCGAAGTGGTCGGTGTATTTGTCAATTCACACGTGGCAACGGTAAACCTGATTGCAGATAGTTGTTATCTGGACAGGGTGCAGTTGAGCGGCGACGAGCCCTGGGAGTACTGCAGTGAGATTGCCCGTCCGGTGATAAAAGCCGTCAGGGTGAAACGCGGTCAGAGTGCTGCTGAGGTCTGCGACTATTTAGCAGAAGGGGCTACAGCTCTGTCCAGCCAGAAACATGTTTTTCTGCTGGATTCGGAGTTCCAGGGGAAATACGGTGGGACAGGGAAAATGCTCGACTGGAATCTGGCCAAACACGTGGCCGAGGTATATCCGGTGCTCCTGGCCGGTGGCCTTACCCCGGAAAACGTCGGTCCGGCTATCGATAAAGTGGCTCCCTGGGGCGTGGATGTATCATCGGGCGTGGAGGTGGGTGGTGTGAAACATATATCCAGAATCAGGGCTTTTATTAGAGCCGTAAGGAGGTTCGATGAGCACAGTGGGTAA
- the trpC gene encoding indole-3-glycerol phosphate synthase TrpC: MLDKIVADKKEELEQHKKAVPVSELESRIAQCAGTLDFAAALKKGSVSIIAEVKRASPSRGVLCHDFNPVALAKTYADNGAAAISVLTESKYFQGNLDHLAEIREDIKIPLLRKDFIFDPYQVYESCAFGADALLLIVAILEQEQLDELLALSHELGLSCLVEVHNESEVDSALRSGARIIGINNRDLKTFQVDIGTTQRLRPLIPEDRVVVSESGISSRQDIDYLKSWGIDAALVGEALLTSNDIAVKLRELVK, encoded by the coding sequence ATGCTGGACAAAATTGTCGCCGATAAGAAGGAAGAACTAGAGCAGCACAAGAAAGCGGTGCCTGTTTCTGAGTTGGAATCACGGATTGCCCAATGTGCGGGGACGTTGGACTTCGCCGCCGCTCTGAAAAAGGGGAGCGTCAGCATTATTGCCGAGGTCAAAAGGGCATCGCCTTCCAGAGGCGTCCTCTGCCATGATTTCAATCCTGTGGCGTTGGCCAAGACGTATGCGGATAATGGTGCGGCAGCCATTTCGGTGCTGACGGAAAGCAAGTATTTCCAGGGCAACCTCGACCACCTGGCTGAAATCAGGGAGGATATTAAGATTCCACTCCTCAGGAAGGACTTCATTTTTGACCCTTATCAGGTCTACGAGTCCTGCGCCTTTGGTGCCGATGCGTTGCTGCTCATCGTGGCGATACTGGAACAGGAGCAGCTTGATGAGCTGTTGGCGCTGAGCCATGAACTCGGTCTGAGCTGTCTGGTTGAGGTGCACAATGAAAGCGAAGTTGATAGTGCACTTCGCAGCGGCGCTCGAATCATAGGTATCAACAACCGCGACCTGAAGACCTTTCAGGTTGACATCGGCACCACGCAGCGTCTGCGGCCACTGATACCGGAGGACAGGGTTGTGGTCAGTGAGAGCGGCATAAGCAGTCGACAGGACATTGATTATCTGAAAAGCTGGGGCATCGATGCTGCCCTGGTAGGCGAGGCACTGCTTACGTCTAATGATATCGCAGTTAAGCTGAGAGAACTGGTGAAATGA
- the trpD gene encoding anthranilate phosphoribosyltransferase: protein MIKEAISNLVSGSSLSFEQAAAVMEEIMGGEATPAQIAAFVTALRIKGETVDEIAGLASVMREKAVPVKATPPMIDTCGTGGDNCSSINISTAAAFVAAGAGLKVAKHGNRAMTSQCGSADVLEALGVKIDLNAQAVAECLEKVGIGFMFAPIFHPAMKHAAGPRREIGIRTVFNILGPLTNPARAEFQVIGVPNKELGEKIAAVLHRLGTKHSLVVHSLDGMDELSISGKSMVWEVNEQGVQPPSEVEPADFNLKKTGISEIRGGTPEENAAILRRIFNGEKGPERDVVVLNAAAAIYAGRRAADLKEGVRLAEVAIDSGQAREKLEGLIRLSNKLG from the coding sequence ATGATTAAAGAAGCCATCAGCAATCTGGTTTCAGGCAGCTCGCTGAGCTTTGAGCAGGCGGCGGCCGTGATGGAGGAGATAATGGGCGGGGAGGCAACGCCGGCCCAGATTGCCGCTTTTGTCACCGCGCTGCGCATCAAAGGGGAAACGGTGGATGAAATCGCCGGTCTGGCCAGCGTCATGCGGGAAAAAGCCGTCCCGGTAAAGGCAACGCCGCCAATGATTGATACCTGCGGCACCGGCGGGGATAACTGCTCCAGCATAAACATTTCCACCGCCGCCGCTTTCGTTGCCGCCGGCGCCGGACTGAAAGTCGCCAAGCACGGCAACCGTGCCATGACCAGCCAGTGCGGCAGCGCCGACGTTCTCGAAGCGCTGGGCGTCAAAATCGACCTCAATGCCCAGGCCGTCGCCGAATGCCTGGAAAAAGTGGGCATTGGCTTCATGTTCGCCCCTATCTTTCACCCGGCGATGAAACACGCCGCCGGCCCGCGACGGGAAATCGGCATCAGGACGGTTTTCAATATCCTTGGGCCACTGACAAATCCCGCCCGCGCTGAGTTTCAGGTAATAGGCGTGCCCAATAAAGAGCTGGGCGAGAAAATCGCCGCCGTACTTCACAGGTTGGGCACAAAACACTCCCTCGTGGTCCACAGCCTTGATGGCATGGACGAGCTCTCCATCAGCGGTAAGTCTATGGTCTGGGAGGTCAATGAGCAGGGTGTCCAGCCCCCGTCTGAAGTTGAACCCGCCGACTTTAACCTTAAGAAAACCGGAATCTCGGAAATCAGGGGAGGGACGCCGGAGGAAAACGCCGCTATACTGCGTCGAATCTTCAATGGTGAAAAAGGCCCCGAGCGCGATGTGGTGGTGCTGAATGCGGCGGCCGCTATTTATGCCGGCAGGCGGGCGGCAGACCTGAAAGAAGGAGTACGCCTCGCCGAAGTCGCCATCGACAGTGGCCAGGCCAGAGAAAAGCTTGAAGGCCTGATTCGACTGAGTAACAAACTGGGATAA
- a CDS encoding aminodeoxychorismate/anthranilate synthase component II, translated as MLLLIDNYDSFTYNLYQYLSELGEEVKVFRNDKISLDEMERLSPEFIVISPGPGTPRQAGISNEVIRHFGQHLPILGVCLGHQCIGYSYGGRVEGAGEIKHGKSSLIHHDGRGLFEGLPEPFPAIRYHSLAVMRDDLPDCLEVSAWTENGIIMGLRHRQYPIEGVQFHPESIMTEVGKDLLRNFLEMRK; from the coding sequence ATGCTCCTGTTGATTGATAATTACGATAGCTTTACCTACAACCTCTACCAGTACCTCAGCGAACTGGGAGAAGAGGTGAAGGTGTTCCGCAACGATAAAATCAGCCTTGACGAGATGGAAAGGCTGTCGCCGGAGTTCATTGTCATCTCCCCCGGACCGGGCACTCCACGACAGGCCGGCATCTCCAATGAGGTGATCCGACATTTTGGTCAGCACTTGCCCATATTGGGCGTTTGCCTGGGGCACCAGTGTATCGGTTATAGTTACGGAGGCAGAGTTGAAGGTGCCGGTGAAATCAAGCACGGTAAATCATCCCTCATCCACCATGACGGCCGGGGACTTTTTGAGGGCCTGCCCGAGCCATTTCCTGCCATCCGCTATCATTCCCTGGCGGTGATGCGCGATGACCTGCCGGACTGCCTTGAGGTCAGCGCCTGGACGGAAAACGGCATCATCATGGGCCTGCGTCACCGCCAGTACCCCATCGAGGGCGTGCAGTTCCACCCGGAATCCATAATGACCGAGGTGGGTAAGGATTTATTAAGAAATTTTTTGGAGATGAGAAAGTAA
- the trpE gene encoding anthranilate synthase component I codes for MYYPDLEEVKKLKKRGNLVPVYREMMADLETPVSAYLKIARGNYSFLLESVEGGERLARYSFIGTEPSQVIKTGRENPIDPLTLIEKEFQHYRPVPVSGLPRFHGGIVGYLSYEVARYFERLPTPENDPLGLPESILMLADTLLVFDHLTHKIKIVAHAYLDGDIEQAYREATDKIDRMAERLKQPIGAALSPSAELESPVTSNLTKVDFENIVNKAKDHIYAGDIIQAVLSQRLSKRTSAPPFAIYRALRSINPSPYMYFLHLDDCHIIGASPELLVRVEDGVVSNHPIAGTRPRSHDPDRDLELARELLNDEKERAEHIMLVDLGRNDIGRISEPGTVSVTQFMDIERYSHVMHLVSHVQGKLRAGMTQFDALRACFPAGTVSGAPKIRAMEIIAELEPDKRGPYAGAVGYFDFSGNLDTAITIRTIVIKDGVAHMQAGGGIVADSIPENEYQESLNKAQALLAAMKQAEASHAPVD; via the coding sequence ATGTACTATCCTGATTTAGAAGAAGTCAAGAAACTGAAGAAACGGGGCAATCTGGTGCCGGTGTACCGTGAGATGATGGCCGACCTGGAGACACCGGTGTCCGCCTACCTCAAGATAGCCCGTGGCAACTATTCCTTCCTACTGGAGAGTGTGGAGGGCGGGGAAAGGCTTGCCCGCTATAGCTTCATCGGCACGGAACCGTCTCAGGTTATCAAGACTGGCAGGGAAAACCCCATCGATCCGCTGACACTCATCGAAAAGGAGTTCCAGCACTACCGGCCGGTGCCGGTGTCCGGCCTGCCCCGCTTTCATGGCGGCATCGTCGGCTACCTCAGTTACGAAGTGGCACGGTACTTTGAGAGATTACCCACCCCGGAGAACGACCCCCTCGGCCTTCCGGAGTCCATTCTTATGCTGGCGGATACGCTGCTGGTCTTCGACCACCTGACTCACAAGATAAAGATAGTAGCCCACGCCTATCTTGACGGTGATATCGAGCAGGCATACCGTGAGGCAACGGATAAAATCGACCGTATGGCGGAAAGACTAAAGCAGCCAATCGGCGCTGCACTTTCGCCATCCGCAGAATTAGAGTCGCCGGTTACTTCAAATCTTACTAAAGTCGATTTTGAAAATATAGTGAACAAAGCCAAAGACCACATATATGCCGGAGATATCATTCAGGCCGTCCTGTCGCAGCGCCTGTCCAAGCGTACCAGTGCCCCACCTTTTGCCATCTATCGTGCGCTGCGCTCGATCAACCCCTCCCCCTACATGTACTTCCTGCACCTTGACGACTGCCATATCATTGGTGCTTCTCCCGAGCTGCTGGTCAGGGTGGAGGACGGCGTCGTCTCCAACCACCCCATCGCCGGCACCCGACCCCGCAGCCATGACCCCGACCGCGACCTGGAACTGGCCAGGGAACTTCTCAATGACGAGAAGGAACGCGCCGAGCACATCATGCTGGTCGACCTCGGCCGCAATGATATCGGCCGCATCAGCGAGCCGGGCACCGTTTCCGTGACGCAGTTCATGGATATCGAAAGATACTCGCACGTGATGCATCTGGTGTCCCACGTTCAGGGGAAATTGAGGGCCGGGATGACCCAGTTCGATGCCCTGAGGGCCTGCTTCCCGGCCGGCACCGTTTCCGGGGCACCGAAGATTCGAGCCATGGAGATTATTGCCGAACTGGAACCGGATAAGAGGGGCCCCTATGCCGGCGCCGTTGGCTACTTCGATTTTTCCGGCAACCTCGATACCGCCATCACCATCCGCACCATTGTCATCAAGGACGGCGTTGCCCATATGCAGGCCGGCGGAGGTATTGTCGCCGATAGCATTCCAGAAAATGAATACCAGGAAAGCCTGAACAAAGCGCAGGCATTGCTTGCCGCGATGAAGCAGGCGGAGGCCAGTCATGCTCCTGTTGATTGA